A window of the Arachis duranensis cultivar V14167 chromosome 5, aradu.V14167.gnm2.J7QH, whole genome shotgun sequence genome harbors these coding sequences:
- the LOC107488002 gene encoding ribosomal RNA small subunit methyltransferase, mitochondrial has product MLGAPRRVLGLIPYSLQKLSPRQLHHHDVNNGGGGNSEKEESFRFYKSRGQHILVNPRILDTIVRRSAINPTDTVLEIGPGTGNLTLKLLEAAHRVVAVEIDDRMVHVLEKRVLQHGLRHKLNVIQKDALRILFPHFDLVVANIPYGISSPLLMKLVYGACPFRSATLLLQKEFAGRLLANPGDSEFNRLAVNVKLVADVEFVMDVSKRDFLPCPKVDSSVVIIRPKDQVPDVDMREWRAFTRTCFSRKNKTLGATFKQKSKLLSLSKLSNVSGFAEEEEEDDDDHDHDEGGSQRSFKEKIIGVLKTGGYEDKRPSKLSIEELLHLLSLFNGAGIYFHDCRKNSNEDRFDEDDG; this is encoded by the exons ATGCTTGGAGCCCCAAGGCGCGTCCTTGGGTTAATCCCCTATAGTCTACAAAAACTGTCACCGCGGCAACTGCACCACCACGATGTCAACAATGGTGGCGGTGGCAatagtgaaaaagaagagagctTTCGTTTCTACAAGAGCAGAGGTCAACACATTCTCGTCAACCCTCGAATTCTCGACACCATCGTTCGGAGGTCCGCTATCAATCCCACTGACACTGTCCTCGAGATAGGACCCGGCACCGGCAACCTCACCCTCAAGCTTCTAGAAGCCGCCCACAGGGTCGTCGCCGTCGAGATCGACGATCGTATGGTACATGTACTCGAGAAGCGCGTCCTACAACACGGCCTCCGCCACAAGCTCAAc GTTATACAAAAAGATGCGTTGCGAATACTATTCCCACACTTTGATCTCGTGGTGGCGAACATTCCTTATGGGATTTCGTCACCTCTTCTGATGAAACTGGTGTATGGAGCATGCCCATTTAGGAGTGCAACTCTTCTGCTTCAGAAGGAGTTTGCTGGAAGGTTACTGGCCAATCCCGGTGACTCTGAGTTCAACCGATTGGCGGTGAACGTGAAGCTTGTGGCTGACGTGGAGTTTGTCATGGATGTTAGCAAGAGGGACTTTCTGCCATGCCCCAAAGTTGATTCCTCTGTTGTCATAATCCGCCCCAAGGATCAGGTTCCAGATGTTGATATGCGTGAGTGGAGGGCCTTCACCAGGACTTGTTTTAGCAGGAAGAACAAGACACTTGGGGCCACCTTTAAGCAAAAGTCCAAACTTTTAAGCTTGTCCAAACTGTCCAATGTATCTGGTTTtgccgaagaagaagaagaagatgatgatgatcatgacCATGACGAAGGGGGGTCTCAGAGGTCTTTTAAGGAAAAGATTATTGGGGTGCTTAAAACGGGAGGGTATGAAGACAAACGGCCTTCCAAACTTTCTATTGAGGAATTGCTGCATTTGCTCTCATTGTTCAATGGAGCTGGCATATATTTTCATGACTGTCGCAAGAACTCTAATGAAGATAGATTTGATGAAGATGATGGCTAG